The Juglans microcarpa x Juglans regia isolate MS1-56 chromosome 2S, Jm3101_v1.0, whole genome shotgun sequence genome has a window encoding:
- the LOC121253024 gene encoding UPF0481 protein At3g47200-like: protein MAESKRGVIRMDDVGETSQGRHQLVISVEEAQTQSCLVQPSVREERFKMFEEISEVRTKSKTPKIQKVIFLLRDHKHFVKYYEPRVVSLGPIHHGKEKYQIAETFKLTLAKEFVKRSGTTIKELCNKIEKIIKELRECFEEEVTKKYNDVDLAWILVVDGCAILQYIYLAVEDKFEEFNIKQDSVAFCQQDLFLLENQVPYRLLEELMNLISLSQTKEKSEKSIDDFIKTNQNMVLMNQQSSKEQAGKSGEGEKPTHLLDLLRTSLLGPARKPNKGKQPSRTQKRNKPDWQSYRNMQELIAAGIHVKRSEANSLRGISFNRKFNFFPGFLSLPPLIVDDSTGPKFLNLIAYEMCLDFQNDFGITSYISFLDSLIDEANDVKELRKARVLFNLLGSDEEVARLFNEIGTDLVPNMGEYEDVKWQIQKYYDNACMTWIGEFFHNHFSSPWTVLAFLGALFALALSATQTWYAVDSPPGPCDKFCEKFDQNLRKG from the coding sequence ATGGCCGAATCGAAGAGAGGTGTGATCAGAATGGACGACGTTGGTGAAACAAGCCAAGGCCGCCACCAACTTGTCATTTCCGTTGAGGAGGCACAGACGCAGAGCTGTTTAGTCCAACCCAGTGTCAGAGAGGAAAGGTTTAAAATGTTTGAGGAGATCAGTGAAGTCCgaacaaaatccaaaacaccAAAAATACAGAAGGTAATATTCTTGCTCCGAGATCACAAACATTTCGTCAAGTACTATGAGCCAAGAGTGGTATCATTGGGTCCTATCCATCATGGAAAGGAAAAGTATCAGATTGCAGAGACGTTCAAGCTTACACTGGCAAAAGAATTTGTTAAAAGAAGCGGCACGACTATTAAAGAATTATGCAATAAGATTGAGAAGATTATTAAGGAGCTCAGGGAGTGCTTCGAGGAGGAGGTGACGAAGAAATATAATGATGTTGACCTCGCCTGGATATTGGTCGTCGACGGCTGCGCAATCTTGCAATACATATACCTTGCTGTTGAAGACAAGTTCGAAGAGTTCAATATAAAACAAGACAGTGTAGCCTTCTGTCAACAGGATTTGTTCTTGCTGGAGAACCAAGTTCCCTATCGTCTCCTCGAGGAGTTAATGAACCTGATCAGCCTGAGCCAGACGAAAGAAAAGTCAGAGAAATCGATTGATGATTTCATTAAAACTAACCAGAATATGGTACTAATGAATCAGCAATCGAGCAAAGAACAAGCTGGAAAATCAGGAGAAGGTGAAAAGCCAACCCATCTTCTCGACCTTCTGAGGACAAGTCTCTTGGGCCCGGCAAGAAAACCAAACAAAGGAAAGCAGCCCTCACGGACGCAGAAAAGGAACAAACCAGATTGGCAATCGTATCGCAACATGCAGGAGCTTATAGCAGCAGGAATCCATGTGAAGCGAAGTGAAGCTAATTCCTTGAGAGGCATATCTTTTAATAGAAAATTCAACTTCTTCCCGGGATTCCTCTCGCTTCCTCCACTAATAGTGGATGACTCGACGGGGCCTAAGTTCTTGAACTTAATAGCCTACGAAATGTGTCTGGACTTCCAAAATGACTTCGGCATCACCTCGTACATATCCTTCCTCGATTCACTCATCGATGAAGCCAACGACGTCAAGGAACTAAGGAAAGCACGCGTACTCTTCAACCTCCTCGGCAGCGACGAAGAAGTGGCTCGGCTCTTCAATGAGATTGGCACCGACTTAGTGCCTAACATGGGCGAGTATGAGGATGTCAAGTGGCAGATTCAGAAGTACTACGACAACGCTTGTATGACATGGATAGGTGAATTCTTTCACAATCATTTCAGCAGCCCCTGGACGGTGCTTGCTTTTCTTGGCGCATTATTCGCGCTTGCTCTGAGTGCCACTCAGACTTGGTACGCAGTGGACTCTCCCCCCGGCCCCTGCGATAAGTTCTGCGAGAAATTCGATCAAAACTTACGAAAGGGATGA